GCGCACACAACAAAATCCACCCAGCGAAATCCAATCGTTGCAATGCAGGTGCGTTTTGTTTCTGCCGAGAGTCCACGCGTCACCGCCGCAATCGAAAGTTCATCACCAATTTTCGTAACAGAAACCAAAAGCGGAACCAGCCGATATTCAAGAAACGCCACTGGACTTTTTAAAGTTCGCAAACTGAACAAGCGAATTCTGCGCATTCTCATGGCATTGCCAATCGCACGGGATTCATCATACACCGTCGGGAAAAATCGAATCATCACAATCAAGGGTATCGTCACCTTGTTCGAAACATGCATTCGCGACATGCATGCCAAAAATTCATTGACCTTGGTAGTTGTTATCACATAATAAAGCACAGCACAGGCCGGCATAATACGGTACATCAAAAACAACGATGCAAGAATTATCGTACCCGAGGTACCAATATCCAAATTTTTCACAAAATCAAAGAAAAAGCCAGCACTCAAATAAACAAAAAAGAAAGTGCAAACAAATTTCCACTTTCCCTCAAGCAACAGCAAAACAGACGCTACAACAACCATCAACAAGCTATAGACAAGCGGAGCGGAAAAAATCATACCATTTGCCACCGCCGCTAAAAACAATTTTGTACGCGGGTCTAGTTTCACTGCGCAAGTCCGATGCGTTCAAAATGCTTCTTCATCACGCGACGAGCAATGAAGCCACCCACCACAGCACCTGCGGCACCAAATCCAAAAAGACCAATCAAAGGCCAATAGCTGCTAGAAAGCTCCGCCAAATGAGCAATATAAGCCTTATCACAAATAGAACTGCAATACGCCAAATATTCTTCGGTCGAAGACCAAAGCGGAATCATCATCGAAGAAGGTACAAAACTTATCATTACATTAGCTAGCAGGCAACCGACAAAATTTTTATGGAACAGCTTTAAGCAAATGCCCGCCAAAACGCCATATATCACACAAAGTAAACCAAAAGAAATTCCATGACCAGAGATTGTCATGACAACTCCGAAAAGCGTGCAAAGTAGCACACAGCAAAGTAAAGGTCTTTCGACTTTCGAAAAGAAAAGGAATAGCGGGACGCTCGTCACCAAGCTCACTACGCATGTGGAAACCACAATAAACGCAGGAATAAAACCGATGCTCGCTCCAAGTCCAGAAAGCACAAGGTAAAGAGCACCAAAAATGCCCACGTTCACAAGGTCACGCACCAATGTATTCGAAGATTTTTTACCAGTAGTTCTCATTTTCAAGATCCTGTTACGCTTTCGAAATTGTCATACCCGCCTCAGAGCGGGTATCTCCTTACACTGTTCCGATTGCGGATACTTTTTTGAGCGAAAATAGAGAAATTTCTTTATAAAAATCTACTCCATTTAGACGCAGTTTAGCCCCGTTTAACATTTTCCACACATACTATATCATCACTTGTTCCTAACGCGTCCGATTGGAGTAGAAAAACAAAACTCGTTATGTTATTTTCGGGCAAAATTTTTGGGGAGGAAACATGCAAGTTTCTCGCGTTAATAAAGTTTTCGCCCGTCTGGGGCGTTTTCAAGTCAAATTCCGTTGGCTGATTTTACTCGCAACAATTCTTGTAACGTTCGCCGCATGCCTCGGACTTCCACAACTGCAAATGACAGCCAGCGAAGAAGAATGGTTCGACGACTGGGACAAAGTCAAAATCGACCAAGCGCACTTCAATGACGTTTTCGGCAGCGATGACGGCTATATGGTGATGGTCCGTGCTAACGATGTTTTTGCACCCGAAGTTTTAAGCGCCATTGACCGACTTTCCAAGCGCCTCGAAAATGAAGTCCCTTACGCTGACCGCGTCGTTTCACTCACGCATAACTTATCCATCCCCATCGCAAATGATGAGGGTTTCGAAGTCATCGACCCATTCGAAAGCGGCATCCCGACAGATTCAGCACAACTCGCCGCCAAGAAATCGCTCATCATGAGCCGAGAATCGCTCGTGAACAACATCGTCTCTGACGACGCCAAAGAAACATGGGTTATTCTCTCGTTGAAATCGTACGAAGGCGGTATCGATTTCGGCAAAGACAGCATCGCACCTTTTGCCCGCAATGTCATCCTCTCCGAAGAATTCAAAAGCGACAAGTT
This is a stretch of genomic DNA from Fibrobacter sp. UWB13. It encodes these proteins:
- a CDS encoding energy-coupling factor transporter transmembrane component T, whose translation is MIFSAPLVYSLLMVVVASVLLLLEGKWKFVCTFFFVYLSAGFFFDFVKNLDIGTSGTIILASLFLMYRIMPACAVLYYVITTTKVNEFLACMSRMHVSNKVTIPLIVMIRFFPTVYDESRAIGNAMRMRRIRLFSLRTLKSPVAFLEYRLVPLLVSVTKIGDELSIAAVTRGLSAETKRTCIATIGFRWVDFVVCAYCIVVVVAFATS
- a CDS encoding MptD family putative ECF transporter S component — protein: MRTTGKKSSNTLVRDLVNVGIFGALYLVLSGLGASIGFIPAFIVVSTCVVSLVTSVPLFLFFSKVERPLLCCVLLCTLFGVVMTISGHGISFGLLCVIYGVLAGICLKLFHKNFVGCLLANVMISFVPSSMMIPLWSSTEEYLAYCSSICDKAYIAHLAELSSSYWPLIGLFGFGAAGAVVGGFIARRVMKKHFERIGLAQ